Proteins encoded in a region of the Corynebacterium breve genome:
- the nrdH gene encoding glutaredoxin-like protein NrdH has product MSITVYTKPACVQCNATKKALDKAGLDYNLVDISLDDEARDYVLALGYLQAPVVEVDGDHWSGFRPDRIRGLAALAA; this is encoded by the coding sequence ATGTCCATCACCGTTTACACCAAGCCAGCCTGTGTCCAGTGCAACGCAACCAAGAAGGCACTGGATAAAGCCGGCCTGGATTACAACCTTGTTGACATCAGCCTTGACGACGAAGCACGCGACTACGTTCTGGCACTCGGCTACCTGCAGGCACCAGTAGTAGAGGTAGACGGTGACCACTGGTCCGGTTTCCGTCCTGACCGCATCCGTGGTCTCGCTGCACTGGCTGCATAA
- the ykgO gene encoding type B 50S ribosomal protein L36 yields MKVRKSLRSLKNKPGAQVVRRRGKVYVINKKEPRFKARQG; encoded by the coding sequence ATGAAGGTTCGCAAGTCGCTTCGGTCGCTGAAGAACAAGCCGGGCGCCCAGGTTGTGCGTCGCCGTGGCAAGGTCTACGTCATCAACAAGAAGGAGCCACGCTTCAAGGCTCGCCAGGGCTAA